Genomic window (Alligator mississippiensis isolate rAllMis1 chromosome 4, rAllMis1, whole genome shotgun sequence):
TCTAATGAGTAATTTCTAAAAGCTCAGTGGAGTTGCACCAGCAATCAATTTGACCAGTCCACTGACATTACATATAAATGTGCAATTCTGTAGTAAACAAGAACTCATAACTggtgaaacaaagaaaaaagccgTTTACTGCCTAGTTTCATGGTAGTTCACAGCCACGTGGGTGTTCTCTGAGCTTCGCAGTTGTTCACTGACTGTTCCAGAGCGGCTCACTTCCCACAGCGCAAGCTTTAGTGCCTCAGAAACTGTTGCTCTAACATGGACTTGGAATTTTTTGCTAATCAAAACATAGAGGATTGGATTGAGACAGCTATTAATGAAGGCAAGGCCAGTTGAGAGGGGAATGGCATCCTGAAGCAAGCCATGTAAGTGTTCGCTATGGTGAGCAGATAGTTCCAGAATGTTAAATATGTGGTAGGGTgtccaacaaacaaaaaaagctacAACTACCGCAACCATGGTCCAGAAGAGCCTGCTGGAGGTTAGTAGGGTTCTCTTCTTAACTTTGACAATCAGAAGTGAGTAACAAAGGACCATggtcaccaaaggaaacagataACCGCACACAAACCTCACCCAAATCAAAACATGATGTCTCATAACAATGAGCTCTTTGTCATGGAGGTGAAAGTTGTTGTAACAAATGGTGTTGTTGTTATGAATTGTAGTGTCTCTGAAGTACAAGGCCGGGCCACCAATAATAGCAGCCAAGAGCCAAATAATCCCGCTAAGAATGAGAGCATTCCTAAGGGTCTGATACTTGCATGAAAAGGCGGGGTGGACCAGGCGTATATAGCGATCGAGGCTGATGAAGGTCAGGAAGAAAACACTAGCAAACATATTCAATAAAGCAATAAAGGAGTTAACTTTGCAGAGCAACTTCCCAAAGGGCCAGTGAAAGCCTAGTGCTACATATATAATGTAGAAAGGCAAGAAAAGAACAAAGATGAAGTCTGCAATAGCCAGATTGAGGAACCAGAGGGTGGAGACTGATTTATTCCATTTAAACCCCATAAACCAGATGACTATGGCATTACCTGGCACCCCTAGGAGAAATGCGACACTACATAAAGAAAGGGATACCATATGTGAGACACTGAGATGGGACTGGAACTGCTCATCTTCCTCATAGTTATCATAAAAATAGGTGTAGTTGTCAAAATCTTCCATCTCCGTGGTGTACTGGCTGCTTTCTGTGGAGAAAAGGGAATGGAAAACTTAAGGGGAAACTCTTAGGTTAAATTATCCTTAATTGTGTTACTAATAGCACCATACATTAATTCATGTGCTTCAATATCAAAAACAAATCCATCAGTTTCTTACTTCGAGTCAATATTACTTCTTGGCAGCCAAGTTCCAGCACAACTCTTTATTTGGGTTGCAGACAATGCAGGACAACACTTCTACCCCAACAAAGAACTACCATATTCCCTTGCATACAAACACACTCTCAGATAAAACATGCCCCTTGCTTCTGAGAAGTagaatgtaggaaaaaaaatttcTGGAGTCATGGCTGACTGTGACACAGTTAGTCCTGGAAACACAgtgtgtccaagaagagtggcatcccaggagaccaTATGCATGAGGCATCCTGCAACAAGAGATTCCTGGTGTGCCTGTCATGCAAGGTTAGGTCACAGACTCTAGCAAGGGCAGTAGCAACACTGTTAGTTCTTTACTgtaatagttctttatataaattcctgtaaataaagttttTCCACACTGCAAGCCTCATCAAAATACGTCCAGCAGCTTGCTTGCTGCTTTGGGCacaaagacaaaggaccctg
Coding sequences:
- the CMKLR2 gene encoding chemerin-like receptor 2; its protein translation is MEDFDNYTYFYDNYEEDEQFQSHLSVSHMVSLSLCSVAFLLGVPGNAIVIWFMGFKWNKSVSTLWFLNLAIADFIFVLFLPFYIIYVALGFHWPFGKLLCKVNSFIALLNMFASVFFLTFISLDRYIRLVHPAFSCKYQTLRNALILSGIIWLLAAIIGGPALYFRDTTIHNNNTICYNNFHLHDKELIVMRHHVLIWVRFVCGYLFPLVTMVLCYSLLIVKVKKRTLLTSSRLFWTMVAVVVAFFVCWTPYHIFNILELSAHHSEHLHGLLQDAIPLSTGLAFINSCLNPILYVLISKKFQVHVRATVSEALKLALWEVSRSGTVSEQLRSSENTHVAVNYHETRQ